One segment of Niveibacterium microcysteis DNA contains the following:
- a CDS encoding NAD(P)/FAD-dependent oxidoreductase, translating into MTQADATPRHRIIIVGGGAGGLELAVKLGDCLGKPGKADITLVDRGRTHVWKPLLHQVAAGTLDSHADEIEYLALGRRHHFRFRQGEFTGLDRASKQIRLAPVRSLEGEILLPESSLPYDTLVFALGSQTNDFGTPGAREHSIMLDSPAAALHFHRKLIDASIRAQAGGPAAGQGRFTVAIIGGGATGVELAAELHMTARIMASFGLENLHPERDLKISIVDAAPRVLPLLPERVSSAVSRELRKLDIDLHTNEKVVEVSAEGVRMGSGKFIPSGLTVWAAGIKAPDFLRDIDGLETNRINQLVVDRTLRSTRDPSIYAMGDCAACPMDDSGKAMVPPRAQAAHQQALLLAKTIPRVLAGKPGLPFRYHDHGSLVSLGEYSTVGSLMGRVASGGVFIEGMFAKWMYWSLYKKHQVAINGMFRTWLATWVEAIDRMRNPRIKLH; encoded by the coding sequence GTGACACAGGCTGACGCAACACCGCGCCATCGCATCATCATCGTCGGCGGCGGCGCAGGCGGGCTCGAGCTGGCAGTCAAACTCGGCGACTGTCTCGGCAAGCCCGGCAAGGCAGACATCACCCTCGTCGACCGCGGCCGCACGCACGTCTGGAAACCACTGCTGCATCAGGTTGCGGCAGGCACGCTCGACAGCCATGCAGACGAGATCGAATACCTTGCGCTCGGTCGGCGTCACCACTTCCGTTTTCGGCAGGGTGAATTCACCGGGCTCGATCGAGCCAGCAAGCAGATCCGTTTGGCGCCCGTACGCTCGCTTGAAGGCGAGATTCTGCTACCGGAGTCGAGCCTGCCCTACGACACGCTCGTGTTCGCGCTGGGCAGCCAGACCAACGACTTCGGCACGCCGGGCGCGCGCGAGCACAGCATCATGCTGGACTCACCCGCCGCCGCGCTGCACTTCCACCGCAAACTGATCGACGCCTCGATCCGCGCGCAGGCAGGCGGCCCGGCCGCGGGTCAAGGCCGCTTCACCGTGGCGATCATCGGCGGCGGCGCGACGGGCGTGGAGCTCGCCGCCGAACTGCATATGACCGCCCGCATCATGGCGAGCTTCGGGCTGGAGAACCTGCATCCGGAACGCGATCTGAAGATCTCGATCGTCGACGCCGCGCCACGCGTCCTGCCGCTGCTGCCCGAGCGCGTGTCGTCGGCCGTGTCGCGAGAGCTGCGCAAGCTCGACATCGATCTGCACACGAACGAAAAGGTTGTCGAAGTCAGCGCCGAAGGCGTGCGGATGGGCAGCGGCAAGTTCATCCCGAGTGGCCTGACGGTGTGGGCCGCGGGCATCAAGGCGCCGGATTTTCTGCGCGACATCGACGGGCTTGAAACCAACCGGATCAACCAGCTGGTGGTCGATCGCACCTTGCGCAGCACGCGCGACCCGTCGATCTACGCGATGGGCGATTGCGCTGCATGCCCGATGGACGATAGCGGCAAGGCGATGGTGCCGCCGCGCGCCCAGGCGGCACATCAGCAAGCGCTGCTGCTCGCCAAGACCATTCCGCGGGTGCTGGCCGGCAAGCCAGGCCTGCCCTTCCGCTACCACGACCATGGTTCGCTGGTTTCGCTTGGTGAATACAGCACGGTGGGGAGCCTGATGGGGCGCGTGGCCAGCGGCGGCGTGTTCATCGAGGGCATGTTCGCCAAGTGGATGTACTGGTCGCTCTACAAGAAGCATCAGGTTGCGATCAACGGCATGTTTCGCACCTGGCTGGCAACCTGGGTCGAGGCCATCGACCGTATGCGCAATCCGCGCATCAAACTGCACTGA
- a CDS encoding 4a-hydroxytetrahydrobiopterin dehydratase, translated as MAIAKLTEAERAALVSLNGWAHDASRDALVKHFKFRDFSEAWGFMNRVALLAEKHDHHPEWSNVYNRVEILLTTHDAGGLSARDVAMAKAIDAL; from the coding sequence ATGGCAATCGCAAAACTCACCGAGGCCGAGCGTGCAGCGCTGGTGTCACTGAACGGGTGGGCGCACGACGCCAGCCGTGATGCGCTGGTGAAGCACTTCAAGTTCAGGGACTTCAGCGAGGCCTGGGGATTCATGAATCGCGTGGCGCTGCTGGCAGAGAAGCACGACCATCATCCCGAGTGGAGCAACGTCTACAACCGCGTCGAGATCTTGCTGACGACACACGACGCAGGCGGTTTGTCGGCGCGCGATGTGGCGATGGCGAAGGCGATCGACGCCTTGTGA
- the rpsR gene encoding 30S ribosomal protein S18 yields the protein MAFRPKKKDDKKGGNRRGGLFKRRKFCRFTAEKVELIDYKDVDVLKEFVTETGKIMPARITGTKAGYQRQLQAAIKRARFLALLPFCDLHD from the coding sequence ATGGCTTTCAGACCGAAGAAAAAAGATGACAAGAAGGGCGGCAACCGCCGCGGCGGGCTCTTCAAGCGTCGCAAGTTCTGCCGTTTTACGGCTGAAAAAGTCGAGCTGATCGACTACAAGGACGTCGACGTCCTCAAGGAATTCGTGACCGAAACCGGCAAGATCATGCCGGCCCGTATCACCGGCACCAAGGCCGGCTATCAGCGTCAGCTGCAGGCTGCTATCAAGCGCGCCCGCTTCCTGGCCCTGCTGCCGTTCTGCGACCTGCACGACTAA
- a CDS encoding O-acetylhomoserine aminocarboxypropyltransferase/cysteine synthase family protein: MKLETLAVHAGYSPDPTTRAVAVPLYQTVAYAFDDTQHGADLFDLKVPGNIYTRIMNPTQDVLEKRVAALEGGIAALALASGQAAITYAIQTIAEAGDNIVSAATLYGGTYNLFAHTLPQYGINVRFADYRDPASFEALIDERTKAVYVESIGNPLGNITDIEAIAAIAHRHGVPLIVDNTVPSPYLLRPIEFGADIVVHSLTKYLGGHGNSIGGAIVDSGKFPWADHKARFRRLNEPDVSYHGVVYTEALGPAAYIGRARVVPLRNMGAAISPFNAFMILQGIETLALRMDRITANTRKIAEYLKGHAKVKWVNYAGLADHRDHALAQKYMGGRPSGILTFGVEGGLEGGARFQDALKLFTRLVNIGDAKSLACHPASTTHRQLSPAELEKAGVTLDTVRLSIGIEHIDDLIADLEQALAAA, translated from the coding sequence ATGAAGCTCGAAACGCTTGCGGTACATGCCGGCTACTCGCCCGACCCGACCACGCGCGCAGTCGCGGTGCCGCTCTACCAGACGGTGGCCTACGCCTTCGACGACACCCAGCATGGCGCCGATCTGTTTGACCTGAAGGTGCCGGGCAACATCTACACGCGGATCATGAACCCGACTCAGGATGTGCTGGAGAAGCGCGTGGCCGCGCTCGAAGGCGGCATCGCCGCGCTGGCACTGGCTTCCGGCCAGGCGGCGATCACCTACGCGATCCAGACGATCGCGGAGGCCGGCGACAACATCGTGTCAGCCGCCACGCTCTACGGTGGCACCTACAACCTGTTCGCCCATACGCTGCCGCAGTACGGCATCAACGTACGCTTTGCCGACTACCGTGACCCGGCGAGCTTTGAAGCATTGATCGATGAGCGGACCAAGGCGGTCTATGTTGAATCGATCGGCAACCCGCTCGGCAACATCACCGACATCGAAGCCATCGCTGCCATCGCGCACCGCCACGGGGTGCCGCTGATCGTCGACAACACCGTGCCGTCGCCCTACCTGCTGCGGCCGATCGAGTTCGGCGCGGACATCGTGGTGCACTCCCTGACGAAGTACCTCGGCGGCCATGGCAACTCGATCGGCGGTGCGATCGTCGACTCGGGCAAGTTCCCGTGGGCGGATCACAAGGCGCGCTTCCGCCGCCTCAACGAGCCGGATGTGTCCTACCACGGCGTGGTCTACACCGAAGCGCTTGGCCCGGCGGCGTACATCGGCCGCGCACGCGTGGTGCCGCTGCGAAACATGGGTGCCGCGATCTCCCCCTTCAACGCCTTCATGATCCTGCAGGGCATCGAAACGCTCGCGCTGCGGATGGATCGCATCACTGCGAACACCCGCAAGATCGCCGAATACCTGAAGGGCCATGCGAAGGTGAAGTGGGTGAATTACGCGGGGCTTGCCGACCACCGCGACCATGCGCTGGCGCAGAAGTACATGGGCGGCCGCCCGTCCGGCATCCTGACCTTCGGCGTCGAGGGCGGCCTGGAAGGCGGCGCGCGCTTCCAGGATGCGCTGAAGCTATTCACCCGCCTGGTTAACATCGGCGACGCGAAGTCGCTTGCCTGCCACCCGGCCTCCACCACGCACCGCCAACTCTCGCCGGCGGAACTTGAGAAAGCGGGCGTAACGCTGGATACGGTACGCCTCTCGATCGGTATCGAGCATATCGACGACCTGATCGCCGATCTGGAGCAAGCGCTCGCCGCAGCCTGA
- the rplI gene encoding 50S ribosomal protein L9 — MQIILLEKVINLGNLGDVVKVKDGYARNFLIPNGKAKRATADNLAAFEAKRAELERVAAEKLAAAQELAGKLDGTTVQIVRKAGVDGRLFGSVTNADVAEALNAQGFSVEKAAVRMPLGPIKAIGDNALQVALHTDVLVNVTVSVLGEN; from the coding sequence ATGCAAATCATTCTGCTCGAAAAGGTCATCAACCTCGGCAACCTCGGCGATGTCGTCAAGGTCAAGGACGGTTACGCCCGTAACTTCCTGATCCCGAACGGCAAGGCCAAGCGCGCTACCGCTGACAACCTGGCTGCCTTCGAAGCCAAGCGCGCTGAACTTGAGCGCGTTGCTGCCGAGAAGCTGGCTGCTGCTCAGGAACTGGCCGGCAAGCTGGACGGCACCACCGTTCAGATCGTTCGCAAGGCTGGTGTCGATGGCCGTCTGTTCGGCTCCGTCACCAATGCCGACGTCGCCGAAGCGCTCAACGCGCAAGGCTTCTCGGTTGAGAAGGCTGCGGTTCGCATGCCGCTCGGCCCGATCAAGGCTATCGGCGACAACGCGCTGCAAGTCGCGCTGCACACCGATGTGCTGGTCAACGTGACGGTGTCGGTGCTCGGCGAGAACTAA
- the rpsF gene encoding 30S ribosomal protein S6 — MRHYEVVFIVHPDQSEQVPAMIERYKALVTQRGGQIHRLEDWGRRQLAYPIQKVHKAHYVLMNIETDQEALTELEHAFKFNDAVLRHLTIKMKKAVTAPSPMMKEEKAKSLTPAPAADEAKTAEA; from the coding sequence ATGCGACATTACGAAGTTGTCTTCATCGTCCACCCGGACCAGTCCGAACAGGTGCCGGCGATGATCGAGCGCTACAAGGCGCTCGTGACCCAGCGTGGCGGCCAGATCCATCGTCTTGAAGACTGGGGTCGTCGTCAGCTGGCTTACCCGATCCAGAAGGTTCACAAGGCTCACTACGTCCTGATGAACATCGAGACGGATCAGGAAGCGCTCACCGAACTCGAACACGCGTTCAAGTTCAACGACGCCGTCCTGCGCCACCTCACCATCAAGATGAAGAAGGCCGTCACTGCGCCGTCTCCGATGATGAAGGAAGAGAAGGCCAAGTCGCTGACCCCGGCACCTGCTGCCGACGAAGCCAAGACCGCCGAAGCCTGA
- the proB gene encoding glutamate 5-kinase yields the protein MREQIREARRLVVKVGSALVTDNGRGLALAALEDWARQIAALRREGRQIVLVSSGAIAAGMQRLGWTTRPHETHALQAAAAVGQMGLAQAYEGIFSAHGLKTAQVLLTHEDLADRTRYLNARSTLLTLLDLGVIPIINENDTVVTDEIKFGDNDTLGALVANLIEADALIILTDQQGLYTADPRKDPDATLVAEARAEDTSLEAMAGGAGTGISRGGMITKIRAAQRGARSGTHTCIASGREADALLRLAKGESLGTLLYASSSPLAARKQWLADHLQLAGTLHLDAGAVRALETGRSLLPVGVVSVEGEFGRGAVVACVGPDGRALARGLTNYASREANRIARHASHEIESILGYVDEPELIHRDNLVLL from the coding sequence ATGCGCGAGCAGATCCGCGAAGCCCGCCGGCTGGTTGTGAAAGTCGGCAGCGCACTGGTGACCGACAACGGGCGCGGGCTCGCGCTCGCCGCCCTTGAAGACTGGGCGCGCCAAATCGCGGCGCTGCGTCGCGAAGGTCGACAGATCGTGCTGGTCTCTTCCGGCGCGATTGCAGCCGGCATGCAACGCCTGGGCTGGACGACCCGCCCGCACGAGACGCACGCACTGCAAGCGGCTGCCGCGGTGGGGCAAATGGGCCTCGCGCAAGCCTACGAGGGCATCTTTTCAGCCCATGGCCTGAAAACCGCCCAAGTGCTGCTGACGCACGAAGATCTCGCCGATCGCACCCGCTACCTCAATGCACGTTCGACCCTGCTGACGCTGCTGGATCTCGGCGTGATTCCGATCATCAACGAGAACGACACAGTCGTCACTGACGAGATCAAGTTCGGCGACAACGACACCCTCGGCGCCCTGGTCGCCAATCTGATCGAAGCCGACGCGCTGATCATCCTGACCGACCAGCAAGGCCTCTACACCGCCGACCCACGTAAAGACCCGGATGCCACGCTGGTGGCCGAAGCACGCGCCGAAGACACGTCGCTCGAAGCGATGGCTGGCGGTGCCGGCACCGGTATCTCGCGCGGCGGCATGATCACCAAGATTCGCGCTGCGCAGCGCGGTGCACGCAGCGGTACGCACACCTGCATCGCCAGCGGCCGCGAGGCCGACGCGCTGCTGCGACTCGCCAAAGGTGAATCGCTGGGGACACTGCTCTACGCATCCAGCTCGCCGCTGGCGGCCCGCAAACAGTGGCTGGCGGATCATCTTCAGCTCGCCGGCACGCTTCATCTCGACGCGGGTGCGGTGCGCGCGCTCGAAACCGGTCGTAGCCTGCTTCCGGTCGGCGTGGTTTCGGTCGAAGGTGAATTTGGCCGCGGCGCCGTAGTCGCCTGCGTGGGGCCCGATGGCCGCGCGCTGGCACGCGGACTGACGAACTACGCCAGCCGTGAGGCAAACCGTATTGCGCGCCACGCCAGCCATGAAATCGAGAGCATTCTCGGTTATGTCGACGAACCAGAGCTGATCCACCGCGACAATCTCGTACTGCTCTGA
- the priB gene encoding primosomal replication protein N, with the protein MRNALVLDGVIAECGVLRRTPAGMPVLEFSLEHVSRQIEAGIEREVRCEVSVLALGDAALSAQARRPGDKVTLTGFLAARSARHKGLVMHVNTIEILEGN; encoded by the coding sequence ATGCGTAACGCACTGGTTCTGGATGGAGTGATCGCCGAATGCGGCGTACTCCGCAGAACGCCGGCAGGAATGCCGGTCCTCGAATTCAGCCTCGAACATGTCTCACGGCAGATCGAAGCCGGGATCGAGCGGGAAGTGCGGTGCGAGGTTTCCGTCCTGGCCTTGGGTGATGCCGCGCTGTCCGCGCAGGCTCGCCGCCCGGGTGACAAGGTGACGCTCACCGGATTTCTCGCAGCGCGTAGCGCGCGGCACAAGGGTCTGGTGATGCATGTGAATACGATCGAAATTTTGGAAGGGAACTGA